The sequence AGACAACCTTTTTAAGGTTGCGCTTGTTGCTATTTATTTCAGGAAATCAGCTTCCCCTCACACACTAATTCTTACCACAGGGGGAAACTGTGCGAATACGATATTTAATGATCGGAATGCTATTATGCATTCACCCATTCTATGCCAATGCTGTAACGCTGAAGGCAGCAATGGATGCTGCTGTAGAGCAACACCCAATGTTAAAGATATCCAAAATGCAGGTTGACGGTGCTCAAGGTGAGCTTCAGGAGCAAGGTTCCTATGCGTATAATCCGGAGTTATCTGTTGAGCCTCAACGACGAAGGCTGAATGGCGGCGGCTCATCAAACGATTACTACGTTACGTTATCACAAGGGATTGAGCTTGGTGGCAAGCAAAAGTATCGCGAGTTGTCTGCTCAGGCTGGCTTAGAGGCCGTTAGACTGGAATCAGACAGCATGTATCAACAAGTGTCTACAAATGCGGCCAGGGCGTTTGTGGAGCTGCACTTCTCCAAGCGAGAACTTGTATGGCGAAACCAACAAGCAGGTACACTCTTGCAGTTGCACAAAGCTATTTTCAGACAGATGGAGCTTGGTGAGGCCAACCAACTGGATGTAAATCTCTCTCAAGCTTCATTGACCCAAGCTATCAATGCTGAAGCTCAGGCTAAGAAACAACATGCCATGAATGTGTCCAGGTATGTGATGGCAGTCGGTGCCGGTGGTGAGATTAAAGAGATTCAACCGGAGTTGCCTAAACTGCTCGTGGGTTGGCAGCCACTATCCGATCCTGTTGATATAGCTATGAACTCCCGACCTGATATCACAGCCAAACGGCAACGGTTGGCTCAGCACACAGCGCAGGCTGATCTTGCTAATGCTAAACGAATTCCAGATGTAACTGTTGGACTGATGGCTGGTAGAGAGGCCGGTGATCAACTCATCTCACTTGGCTTTACAATGCCTATCCCGGTACTCAACAGCCACAGTGGCGCATATCGTGCTGCACTGTCTCAGGCATCGGCCTATAAAACTGAACTGGAATGGTTTGAGCAGCGAGTGAAGCTCGAAGTTCAGGAAGCACTCTTTAGCCACACCACAGCTATGCAATCACTATTAGCCTTGAGCAAAGTCGAAGGGAAGCCCTCATCTCCAGACAACATCGAACTGGCCAGGATGGCTTTCGATGCAGGCGAGTTGAATATCGAAGAGCTTGTCGTGCATATCAACCAGATCCTTGAGTCGCGTATCAACTCCGCAGCAATTGTTAAACAGGGCTGGTTAGCCCGTATTCGTCTGGCTGAAGTGCTGGGTCACCCGGAATATATCCTCCAGGGAATCAAAGAATGAAAACATTAATAGCATTAATAACGACACTTATATTATTTATGAGTTTTCCTGCCATCGCAGAAGATCATGATCATGAAGAGGCCGGCCATGCTCATGCAAGCATTGATGACCATAAAGAAGATGGTCACGGAAGTGAAAAGCCCGATGCTCATGCAGAAGAAGGTGGAGCTATTAAGTTAACTCCAGCCCAGATCAAACAAGCAGGTATAGAAAGTGAAGTGATTAAACACCGTCCTGAAGTTCAGGCCATCAATGCGCCAGGAAGTGTGGATTTCAATGCCTATAAACTTTCGGATATCACCACATTGGTTGATGGCGCTATTCATGCTCGCCATGTGCGTTTGGGCGAGGAAGTAACAAAGGGGCAAAAGCTTGTGACACTCACAAGTTCATCCTTAGCTCAGGCCGAGGCTAATTATCTGAGGTCAGAAGCGGAGCATCGAAAGAG comes from Mariprofundus aestuarium and encodes:
- a CDS encoding TolC family protein, translating into MLLCIHPFYANAVTLKAAMDAAVEQHPMLKISKMQVDGAQGELQEQGSYAYNPELSVEPQRRRLNGGGSSNDYYVTLSQGIELGGKQKYRELSAQAGLEAVRLESDSMYQQVSTNAARAFVELHFSKRELVWRNQQAGTLLQLHKAIFRQMELGEANQLDVNLSQASLTQAINAEAQAKKQHAMNVSRYVMAVGAGGEIKEIQPELPKLLVGWQPLSDPVDIAMNSRPDITAKRQRLAQHTAQADLANAKRIPDVTVGLMAGREAGDQLISLGFTMPIPVLNSHSGAYRAALSQASAYKTELEWFEQRVKLEVQEALFSHTTAMQSLLALSKVEGKPSSPDNIELARMAFDAGELNIEELVVHINQILESRINSAAIVKQGWLARIRLAEVLGHPEYILQGIKE